In Prochlorococcus marinus str. MIT 1214, one DNA window encodes the following:
- a CDS encoding MBL fold metallo-hydrolase yields the protein MTIKATYYGANGWLIELDKTRILIDPWLNGDLTFPPGDWLIKGELAKEVEIPRSIDFLLLTQGQPDHAHPPTLEKINKSIPVIASQAASNVVSKIGFAEINTLKPGEAFKKNNINIQATSGASVPNIENGYIIESGQDSIYIEPHGFLDKQIKRRNIDLLITPVIDFSLPLAGKFIKGKTVLPQLLKLFNPTTVLASTTGGDITFTGLINNLIKVDGSVEDKTLLKDSSATLISPEPLKEYKFEKANQS from the coding sequence ATGACGATAAAAGCTACTTACTATGGAGCGAATGGTTGGCTTATTGAATTGGATAAAACAAGAATTTTGATTGACCCTTGGTTAAATGGCGATTTAACGTTCCCTCCTGGAGATTGGCTAATAAAGGGGGAACTCGCTAAAGAAGTTGAGATTCCAAGAAGCATTGATTTTTTATTACTAACTCAAGGCCAGCCTGATCATGCCCATCCTCCAACACTAGAGAAAATAAATAAAAGTATTCCTGTAATAGCTTCACAAGCAGCTAGTAATGTTGTAAGTAAAATTGGTTTTGCAGAAATAAACACACTAAAACCAGGTGAAGCTTTTAAAAAGAACAATATAAATATTCAAGCTACATCAGGTGCATCAGTTCCAAATATTGAAAATGGATACATTATTGAATCAGGCCAAGATTCAATTTATATCGAACCACACGGTTTTCTTGATAAACAAATTAAGCGTAGAAATATAGATTTATTAATAACACCAGTAATAGATTTTTCCTTACCACTAGCAGGTAAATTTATTAAAGGTAAAACAGTACTACCTCAATTATTAAAGTTGTTTAATCCAACAACAGTTTTAGCAAGCACAACAGGGGGAGATATTACTTTTACAGGTTTAATAAATAATTTAATCAAAGTTGATGGTTCAGTTGAAGATAAGACCCTGTTGAAAGATAGTAGTGCTACTTTAATAAGTCCTGAACCATTAAAAGAATATAAATTCGAAAAAGCTAACCAAAGCTAG
- a CDS encoding DUF2862 domain-containing protein translates to MIRDSSKLQKGQNLRVEINEVNDRIPQNILEIIRKEPIVELVGYKMVDGNQFGLVVKLRNGEINWFFENELSEIM, encoded by the coding sequence ATGATTAGAGATTCTTCAAAGCTGCAAAAAGGACAAAATTTAAGAGTAGAAATAAATGAAGTAAATGACCGAATACCACAAAATATTCTAGAAATAATTAGGAAGGAGCCCATAGTCGAACTAGTTGGATATAAAATGGTAGATGGCAATCAATTTGGTCTAGTAGTAAAACTAAGGAATGGTGAAATAAATTGGTTTTTCGAAAATGAATTATCTGAAATAATGTAA
- a CDS encoding peptidase E, whose translation MIKHIIAIGGGGFGRKNSSHLIEEYLLSISRKDYPKICFLPTATGDNDSYIVRFYSIFTRLKCVPSHIEFFNRTINIENHIMDQDIVFVGGGNTKSMLAIWNEWGMSQLLKDAYNNGVIMSGVSAGAICWFTSGITDSWDNELRILPCLNFISGTCCPHYDEEPSRIPYVKKILLEEKVTSCISIEGGSAMHFIDGKPFKNVSFKNNKNTYNVFLDNKDIVERPYEKIQL comes from the coding sequence TTGATAAAACATATTATCGCAATAGGTGGTGGTGGCTTTGGGAGAAAGAATTCATCTCACTTGATCGAAGAATATTTACTTAGTATTTCTCGTAAAGATTACCCAAAAATTTGCTTCTTACCAACAGCAACTGGTGATAATGACAGCTATATAGTACGTTTTTATTCGATTTTTACTCGTCTAAAGTGCGTTCCTAGTCACATTGAATTTTTTAATAGAACTATCAATATAGAAAATCATATTATGGATCAAGATATTGTATTTGTTGGTGGTGGAAATACAAAGAGCATGCTTGCGATTTGGAATGAATGGGGAATGAGTCAATTACTTAAAGATGCTTACAATAATGGAGTAATCATGAGCGGGGTAAGTGCAGGAGCAATTTGTTGGTTTACAAGTGGAATTACCGATTCATGGGATAACGAATTAAGGATATTACCTTGTTTAAATTTTATTAGCGGGACTTGCTGTCCTCATTATGATGAGGAACCTTCACGTATTCCTTATGTAAAAAAAATACTACTTGAAGAAAAAGTAACTAGTTGCATTTCTATTGAAGGCGGTTCTGCGATGCACTTTATTGACGGTAAACCATTTAAAAATGTAAGTTTCAAAAATAATAAGAATACTTATAATGTATTTCTAGATAACAAAGATATAGTTGAGCGTCCCTACGAAAAAATTCAATTATAA
- a CDS encoding uridine kinase family protein, whose protein sequence is MKTIVITGPSGSGKTYLSNKITKLFNNSIIINTDSYYRDNLFIRFLSIFLYDIYDRLLSIKKNELNKTLRSIYNKDSLISHYKYDFKRKHSSKSNISINYKEDNQFLILEGIFSHRLDLNYSETINIICEDQKEICFERRLKRDQMERNRDSREVYLKFDRSWYLYYLNVKKYLNKNNVLSIKPREEFCLNKLVFYLQSQKKNN, encoded by the coding sequence ATGAAAACTATAGTAATCACTGGGCCATCTGGTTCTGGAAAGACGTATTTAAGTAATAAAATAACTAAATTATTTAATAATTCAATAATAATTAATACTGATTCATATTATAGGGATAATTTATTTATTAGATTCTTATCAATATTTCTATACGATATTTATGATAGGCTTTTGAGTATCAAGAAAAATGAATTAAATAAAACACTTAGATCTATATATAATAAAGATAGCTTAATTTCACATTATAAATATGACTTCAAGAGAAAACATTCATCTAAATCAAACATAAGCATAAACTATAAAGAAGATAATCAATTCCTGATATTAGAGGGAATATTTTCTCATAGATTAGATTTAAACTATAGTGAGACAATAAATATTATATGTGAAGACCAAAAAGAAATTTGTTTTGAGAGAAGATTAAAAAGAGACCAAATGGAAAGAAATAGAGATAGCAGAGAAGTCTATCTAAAATTCGACAGGTCATGGTATTTATATTATTTAAATGTTAAGAAGTATTTAAACAAAAATAATGTATTGTCAATAAAACCTAGAGAAGAATTTTGTCTAAATAAATTAGTTTTTTATTTACAAAGCCAAAAAAAAAATAACTAA
- a CDS encoding translation initiation factor IF-2 N-terminal domain-containing protein, with protein MTFNVARLRVKELAEALSVDSPEIIATCTILKIPASSPLSSLTVEQSKEIIDYIQKTNFKQNIDGE; from the coding sequence ATGACTTTTAATGTGGCTAGATTGAGAGTAAAGGAACTTGCAGAAGCCCTAAGCGTTGACTCTCCTGAAATAATTGCGACATGCACGATCTTAAAAATACCTGCTTCATCACCGCTATCATCATTAACAGTAGAGCAGAGCAAAGAAATAATTGACTATATTCAAAAGACAAACTTCAAGCAAAATATTGATGGGGAATAA
- a CDS encoding DUF7326 family protein has protein sequence MEELTYKDLSNKELDTLKDIYISSRVNSMTESDLRKFVKEIIIDQIKGTVGNAEEKEAWEEIKDHFSEDLSKKIIEVKEKCNKNPKVEQKSQEEIEFDRRLGLLKQQQEDESNKDMW, from the coding sequence ATGGAAGAACTTACCTATAAGGATCTGAGCAACAAAGAATTAGACACACTTAAAGATATCTATATATCAAGTCGAGTTAACTCTATGACCGAAAGTGATCTAAGGAAATTTGTTAAGGAAATAATTATCGATCAAATAAAAGGTACTGTAGGTAATGCTGAAGAGAAGGAAGCATGGGAAGAAATAAAAGATCATTTCTCAGAAGACTTAAGTAAAAAGATTATTGAAGTGAAAGAAAAATGCAATAAAAACCCTAAAGTTGAACAAAAAAGTCAAGAAGAGATTGAATTTGACAGAAGACTTGGTCTTCTAAAGCAACAACAAGAAGACGAGTCAAACAAAGACATGTGGTAA
- a CDS encoding NmrA/HSCARG family protein, which produces MLEKGEIFEKGIGKKTVIAVTMATSRQGMGVVKELSKTNKYQIRAITRNLKSSKAIELGKLKNVYLVKGDLMDPESLNRAFEGVEVIFGNTTPTKGWKLFRGSIVRSYEMAQGFNLINQVKIAYEKGKLNHFIFSSISKGKDPLKNDLAPGHFTSKWDIEEYIEKLELNIITTTLRPVSYFENFENKIPGYMISKKIFPGIVGKNFKWQTIAVEDIGKWVRGVLSKPDKYKNQSINIAGEELTGLEMAMTLQRLVSSEGIQTNYLMIPRAAIKFLEYDIGVMADWIESSGYGADMVKLKMIQKELDIVPTSLRDWLNTKLKNENKTRKSWTKQWKSSQWKLQWDK; this is translated from the coding sequence GTGCTTGAAAAAGGAGAAATTTTCGAAAAAGGTATAGGGAAGAAGACTGTCATAGCAGTCACTATGGCTACAAGCAGGCAAGGTATGGGAGTTGTTAAAGAGCTAAGCAAAACAAATAAATATCAAATACGTGCAATCACGAGAAATTTAAAAAGCTCAAAAGCAATTGAGCTTGGAAAACTTAAGAATGTTTATCTAGTTAAAGGAGATTTAATGGATCCTGAAAGCCTCAATAGAGCTTTTGAAGGTGTAGAGGTAATATTTGGTAATACAACTCCTACAAAAGGTTGGAAATTATTTAGAGGAAGTATTGTTAGATCCTATGAAATGGCACAGGGTTTTAATCTGATAAATCAAGTTAAAATTGCATACGAAAAGGGGAAGCTGAATCATTTTATATTTAGCTCAATAAGCAAAGGAAAAGATCCACTAAAAAATGATTTAGCTCCAGGACATTTTACGAGTAAATGGGATATAGAGGAATATATCGAAAAATTAGAACTTAATATAATCACTACAACATTAAGGCCAGTTAGTTACTTTGAAAACTTCGAAAATAAAATACCCGGCTATATGATTTCGAAGAAAATATTCCCTGGAATAGTTGGGAAAAATTTCAAGTGGCAAACGATCGCGGTAGAGGATATAGGTAAGTGGGTAAGAGGGGTACTATCAAAACCAGACAAGTATAAGAATCAATCTATCAATATTGCCGGTGAAGAGCTGACAGGGCTTGAAATGGCGATGACTCTCCAAAGATTAGTTTCCTCAGAAGGAATTCAAACTAACTATTTAATGATACCTAGAGCAGCAATTAAGTTCTTGGAATACGACATAGGAGTTATGGCAGATTGGATTGAAAGCTCAGGATATGGTGCAGATATGGTTAAACTGAAAATGATTCAGAAAGAATTAGATATTGTTCCTACATCTCTTAGAGACTGGTTAAATACAAAACTTAAAAATGAGAATAAGACTCGAAAGTCATGGACAAAACAATGGAAATCATCACAATGGAAACTTCAATGGGATAAGTAA
- a CDS encoding DUF6447 family protein, translated as MANSASNEREAVLTFEDKKYDLKNLPKEVQELVKGMQVADAQLRMHEDTLKVLAVGRQHLAMQLKSKLKTINPIN; from the coding sequence ATGGCAAATAGCGCATCAAATGAAAGGGAAGCAGTACTAACATTTGAGGATAAAAAATACGATCTTAAAAACTTACCTAAAGAAGTGCAGGAACTCGTTAAAGGAATGCAAGTTGCAGATGCACAATTGAGGATGCATGAAGATACCCTCAAAGTACTAGCAGTAGGTCGACAACATCTTGCGATGCAATTAAAGTCAAAACTTAAAACGATAAATCCAATAAATTAA
- a CDS encoding Nif11-like leader peptide family natural product precursor — MSLDHLRRFLKEMQNDDILKDEVLSSSTADDVALIALRKGYEFSGDELLRFSGKKVGRVTVQKNDVPGEYN; from the coding sequence ATGTCATTAGATCACTTAAGAAGATTTTTAAAGGAAATGCAGAATGACGACATTTTAAAAGATGAAGTTCTTTCTTCCTCAACCGCAGATGATGTTGCCCTGATTGCCTTACGCAAAGGGTATGAATTCTCAGGCGATGAATTGCTTCGATTTTCAGGTAAAAAAGTTGGAAGAGTTACAGTACAAAAGAATGATGTACCAGGAGAATATAATTAA
- a CDS encoding Nif11 family protein, translating to MSQQDFERFLYKIDQLNRLVELINKSPEKYKLMISCNTHEEVVELAKKWGYEIGKRWGEY from the coding sequence ATGTCACAACAAGATTTTGAAAGATTTCTATACAAAATTGATCAATTAAATAGATTGGTTGAACTAATTAATAAATCACCTGAAAAGTATAAATTAATGATTAGCTGTAACACGCATGAAGAAGTTGTTGAGCTTGCAAAGAAGTGGGGATATGAAATTGGAAAGAGATGGGGAGAATATTAG
- a CDS encoding short-chain dehydrogenase yields the protein MSIRDWDGVALIIGAGDIGKCMSDYLTTISPKLDVFVCGRNLKSQNSIYLDLENDHSFISFEKQISLFNKPLRLVINTSGFLHSSHLKPEKRLSHINRPNIIKNFSINAIAPILIAKSIEKFISSKFPFSYASLSARVGSIGDNRLGGWYSYRASKAAQNQLLKTLSIEWRRKFPLSIVSILHPGTCDTKLSKPFQSAVPKDKLFTPAQSTEYLINIISSQKPSDSGKFLAWDSSVIPW from the coding sequence ATGTCAATTCGAGATTGGGATGGGGTAGCTCTAATTATTGGTGCTGGCGATATTGGTAAATGTATGTCAGATTATTTGACAACTATATCACCCAAGTTGGATGTTTTTGTATGTGGGCGAAATCTAAAAAGTCAAAATTCGATTTATTTAGACTTAGAGAATGATCATTCATTTATATCTTTTGAAAAACAAATTTCACTATTTAATAAGCCGCTTCGTCTAGTCATAAATACCAGTGGTTTTCTTCACTCAAGTCATTTAAAACCTGAAAAGAGACTTTCACATATCAATCGGCCTAATATTATCAAGAATTTTTCTATTAATGCTATTGCACCCATTTTGATAGCTAAAAGTATAGAAAAATTTATCAGTTCAAAATTTCCATTCTCCTATGCCAGTTTAAGTGCCAGAGTAGGTAGTATTGGTGATAATAGGCTTGGTGGTTGGTATTCCTATAGGGCTTCTAAAGCTGCTCAGAATCAATTATTAAAAACTCTCAGTATTGAATGGCGTCGAAAATTCCCTTTATCAATTGTATCTATTTTGCATCCAGGGACTTGTGACACGAAATTATCAAAACCTTTTCAATCTGCTGTTCCTAAAGATAAACTTTTTACTCCTGCTCAATCAACAGAATACTTAATTAATATTATCTCCTCGCAAAAACCATCTGATTCAGGTAAGTTTTTAGCTTGGGATAGTAGTGTTATTCCATGGTAA
- a CDS encoding DUF1330 domain-containing protein — protein sequence MGTKGYWLKQAKIESTAQFIEYVKTVVPWLRSVGGTIIAKDVNQNSDLNEWDGGQLGVVVEFESKAAAQKAFNSSEFQEYIKYSGIENQLSLSIIG from the coding sequence ATGGGAACCAAGGGCTATTGGCTGAAGCAGGCCAAAATTGAAAGCACAGCACAATTCATTGAATATGTAAAAACCGTGGTTCCATGGCTTAGATCAGTAGGTGGAACAATAATTGCTAAAGATGTAAATCAAAATTCAGATCTAAATGAATGGGATGGTGGTCAATTAGGCGTAGTAGTTGAATTTGAATCTAAAGCTGCTGCTCAAAAAGCATTTAACTCGTCAGAATTCCAAGAATATATTAAATATAGTGGAATTGAAAATCAATTATCCCTATCAATAATTGGATAA
- a CDS encoding potassium channel family protein, protein MNLIKTNKFRGYLKVWAAPISLLMFLFLFGALGYRLTEGWDWGDCLWMVLITITTIGFGEVEVLSSAGRIITFLIIGGGLFVVQLTLQRFIQLSELGYFIKLEELQLRRLIRRMKNHVIICGYGRTGKEIADQLKSEKISTLIIENDSTRKTEAEEKGFNVLLADATMDETLLLAGVKNCRSLVVTLPNDAANLYVVLSAKALNDTCRLIARAANEEAASKLKLAGADAVVSPYVAAGRTMAASALRPIAVDFIDLLAGSDCEIEEFKLTEDIDKIEIYRSQHETFFDFSNRGEALLLATKVSGRLMGNPKNKVSISPGMILIFLGSQEQLNRIRVRLAEVLVKAT, encoded by the coding sequence TTGAATCTGATAAAAACAAATAAATTTAGAGGCTATTTAAAAGTTTGGGCAGCGCCAATATCTTTACTTATGTTCTTATTTTTATTTGGTGCTTTAGGCTATCGATTAACAGAAGGTTGGGATTGGGGAGATTGTTTATGGATGGTACTGATAACAATTACCACAATAGGTTTTGGTGAAGTTGAAGTTTTGAGTTCTGCTGGTCGGATTATCACTTTTTTAATCATCGGAGGGGGATTATTTGTAGTTCAATTAACTCTTCAAAGATTTATACAATTGTCTGAACTAGGATATTTCATAAAATTAGAGGAGCTCCAATTAAGGAGATTAATTAGAAGAATGAAAAATCATGTAATTATATGTGGGTATGGACGCACAGGTAAAGAAATTGCTGACCAATTAAAGTCTGAAAAAATATCTACTTTAATAATAGAAAACGACTCTACAAGAAAAACCGAAGCAGAAGAAAAAGGATTCAACGTCCTATTAGCAGATGCAACTATGGACGAAACATTATTACTAGCGGGAGTAAAAAATTGTCGGAGCTTAGTGGTTACACTTCCAAATGATGCAGCGAATTTATATGTTGTTCTCAGTGCAAAAGCACTAAATGATACTTGCAGATTGATCGCCAGGGCAGCGAACGAGGAAGCTGCTAGTAAGTTAAAACTAGCTGGAGCTGATGCGGTAGTTAGTCCGTATGTTGCGGCGGGAAGAACCATGGCTGCCTCTGCCTTAAGACCAATAGCTGTAGACTTTATTGATTTACTTGCAGGCTCAGATTGCGAAATAGAAGAATTCAAACTCACTGAGGATATTGATAAAATTGAGATTTACAGAAGTCAACATGAAACTTTTTTTGACTTCTCAAATCGAGGTGAAGCACTACTTTTAGCCACTAAAGTCTCGGGTCGGTTAATGGGCAATCCCAAAAATAAGGTATCAATCTCTCCAGGAATGATTTTGATATTCCTTGGCAGTCAAGAGCAATTAAACAGAATTAGAGTTCGCCTTGCAGAAGTTTTAGTAAAAGCAACATAG
- a CDS encoding fatty acid desaturase has product MEKSLLTNFESVNNEKNNRTYLPSGLKGKALEISLDDIPSRKEVRETIPSHCFTRQTNKSLFYLFRTVVIQIFVVLVGLSIPTTKEMIPVWILYALVSGTTSMGLWVLAHECGHGAFSDNRNLETIVGYCLHSFLLVPYFSWQRSHAVHHAFTNHITDGETHVPVVISGDGKSEKKGGEEEMESSIFFGKILYGFNQLFLHLILGWPAYLLLGKTGGPRYGTSNHFWPKAPFSNKLWPSVWARKVWISDWGIVFMLLLLTFWSLTFGIKSMISLYLGPLIVVNIWLVIYTWLHHTDTDVPHLGASQFSYMRGAFLSIDRPYGRLLDFLHHSIGSTHAIHHIEPTIPHYHAKLATKILKNKFPKVYLYNPTPIHRSLWHIATNCVAVKKEYAIDRYIWKQPKHSQS; this is encoded by the coding sequence TTGGAAAAAAGTTTGCTTACTAATTTCGAGAGTGTCAATAACGAAAAAAACAATAGGACTTATCTTCCTTCTGGTTTAAAGGGCAAAGCATTAGAAATTTCACTGGATGATATCCCCTCTAGAAAGGAAGTTAGAGAAACGATACCCAGTCACTGTTTCACTCGTCAGACGAATAAATCTCTTTTTTATCTTTTTCGGACAGTAGTAATTCAGATCTTTGTGGTTTTGGTAGGTCTCTCTATTCCTACTACTAAAGAGATGATTCCAGTTTGGATTTTATATGCATTAGTCTCTGGTACAACTTCAATGGGGCTTTGGGTTTTAGCTCATGAATGCGGACATGGTGCATTTTCAGATAATCGTAATTTAGAAACAATTGTCGGATATTGTCTTCATTCTTTTTTACTAGTTCCATATTTTTCGTGGCAAAGGTCACATGCTGTTCATCATGCTTTTACCAATCACATAACTGATGGCGAGACTCATGTACCAGTTGTGATCTCCGGAGATGGTAAATCTGAAAAAAAGGGTGGTGAAGAGGAAATGGAATCATCAATATTCTTTGGGAAAATTCTTTATGGATTTAATCAATTATTTCTTCACTTGATTCTTGGATGGCCAGCTTATTTACTTCTTGGTAAAACAGGTGGACCTCGCTATGGCACCAGTAATCATTTCTGGCCAAAAGCACCCTTCTCGAACAAACTTTGGCCATCAGTATGGGCAAGAAAGGTATGGATATCAGACTGGGGGATTGTGTTTATGTTGCTTTTATTGACTTTTTGGTCTTTAACTTTTGGCATTAAATCAATGATTAGTCTCTATCTAGGGCCTCTAATAGTTGTTAACATTTGGTTAGTGATCTATACATGGCTCCACCACACAGATACTGATGTTCCTCATCTTGGTGCTAGTCAATTTTCCTATATGAGAGGGGCATTTTTATCTATTGATAGACCCTATGGAAGATTATTAGATTTTCTTCATCACTCTATAGGTTCTACGCACGCTATTCATCATATTGAACCTACAATACCTCACTATCATGCAAAACTAGCTACGAAAATATTAAAAAATAAATTTCCTAAAGTATATTTATACAATCCCACTCCAATTCACAGGTCACTTTGGCACATAGCTACAAATTGTGTTGCAGTAAAGAAAGAATATGCTATTGATAGATATATTTGGAAACAACCCAAACATTCTCAATCTTAA